CCGCGCTCTTTCTCTTCCGGCGCCTTGTCGATCTGGTCAAAATGCATTTCCTCTGCGTAGCCAGCCTGCGACAGCACGTGCGAAATCGCCGCCGTCAGCGTCGTCTTGCCGTGGTCGATGTGCCCGATCGTACCAATGTTAAGGTGCGGCTTTGACCGCTCGTAATGTGCCTTTGCCATCTTGATTTCCTCCTTAATCTCTTAGGCCTGAGTGCCCTTGAGGATCGACTCGGCCACGCTGGCCGGTGTGGGTTCATAGTGATGGAACTGCATCGTGTAGGTAGCCCGGCCGGAAGTTCTGCTTCTCAGGTCGGTCGCGTACCCGAACATCTCTCCCAGAGGAACGTAGGCTTTAATTGCCCGGGCGTTTCCTCTCATTTCCATGCCCTCGACGCGTCCGCGCCGGGACGACAGGTCGCCCATAACGTCTCCGACGTATTCTTCCGGAGTGTCCACCTCAACCGCCATAATGGGCTCCATCAGAGCCGGGTGAGCCCGCCGCATCGCTTCTTTAAACGCCATCGAAGCGGCGATCTTGAAGGCCATTTCGGAGCTGTCCACGTCGTGGTAGCTTCCGTACACCAGTTCAACTTTGACGCCGATGACAGGGAAGCCACCTAAGATACCCGTACCCATAGCTTCCTCGATGCCCTTCTGAACAGCGGGGATGTACTCTCTGGGAATGACGCCGCCGACGATCTTGTCCTCGAAGACAAAACCTGACGCGCCGTCCGGCAGAGGCTCCATGTTGATGACAACATCGCCGTACTGGCCGCGTCCGCCGCTCTGACGGACGAATTTTCCCTGAACCTGCTCGACCCGATCGAAGATGGCCTCGCGGTAGGAGACTTGTGGCCGTCCGACTGCTACATCGACCTTGAACTCCCGGCGAAGCCGGTCAATGATGATGTCTAGGTGAAGCTCACCCATCCCGGAGATGATAGTCTGACCGGTCTCTTCGTTGTTGCGGACGACGAACGTCGGATCTTCCTCTGCGAGGGCGATGAGCCCCTTGGTGAGCTTATCCTTGTCGGCCGTCGTCGCCGGCTCAACGGAAAGAGAAATAACCGGCTGGGGGAACTCCAAGCTTTCCAGCACCACCGGGGCTTTTTCGTCGCACAATGTGTCGCCGGTGCGGGTTGCCTTGAGGCTGGGAAGCGCGATGATCATTCCGGCGCCGGCCTCGTCGAGGTCAATCCGCTTGTTGGAATGCATCTGAAGGATTCGGCCGATTCTCTCACGCTTCCGGCTCGCCGGGTTGTACAGCGTGTCGCCGGTTTTGACCTTGCCCGAGTAAACTCGGCAGTACGTGAGACGGCCGACAAACGGGTCAACGGCAATCTTGAAGGCGAGTCCGGCAAACGGAGCCGAGACGTCGGGATGGCGCTCGATGATCTTTTCAGGATCGTCCGGATCGGTTCCTTCGATGGCCGGAAGGTCAAGCGGGCTCGGCAGGTAATCGACAACCGCGTCCAAGACCGCCTGAATTCCCTTGTTCTTGAAGGCGCTGCCGCAGAGCACCGGGACGAACTCCAACTTGATGGTGTGCTCCCGGATGGCTCTCTTGATCTGCTCTACAGACGGCTCTTTTCCGTCTAAGTAGAGCTCCATGATCTCTTCGTCCACGTCGCCCAAGGACTCGATGAGGTGCTCCCGATAAGAAGCCGCGTCGGCTTTCATATCCTCTGGAATCGGCCCCTCTTCAGGCTTGGCGCCCGAGTCTTCCGTGTGGTAGCAGAACGCCTTCATGGTGACCAAGTCCACGATTCCCTTGAACGAGTCCTCAGCACCGATCGGAAGCTGCAGGGGCACAGCACGAGCGCCGAGCTTTTCGTGAAGCTGATCCACAACGCTCAGGAAGTTAGCGCCAACCCGGTCCATCTTGTTGACGAACGCCACGCGGGGCACCCGATACTTGTCAGCCTGACGCCACACCGTCTCGGACTGGGGCTCAACGCCGCCAACCGCACAGAAGACCGAAATGGCCCCGTCGAGGACGCGCATGGATCGCTCAACTTCGACGGTAAAATCCACGTGGCCGGGCGTATCAATCAAGTTGATCCAGCAATCCCGCCAGCGGCACGTCGTAGCGGCGGAGGTGATGGTGATGCCTCGCTCGCGCTCCTGCTCCATCCAGTCCATCGTCGCGGCACCTTCATGGACTTCACCGATCTTGTAGTTTACGCCGGTATAGAAGAGGATACGCTCAGACGTGGTGGTCTTTCCAGCGTCAATATGGGCCGCGATGCCTATATTGCGAATTTTAGAGAGGTCGTCACACAGCATAATGAAAAAACTCCGTAACCAAAACTACCAGCGGTAGTGAGCGAACGCCCGGTTGGCCTCGGCCATTCTGTGAGTTTCGTCGCGTTTCTTGACCGCGTTCCCCTCGTTGTTGTAGGCGTCGACGAACTCTCTGGCAAGCCGCTCCGCCATTGGCATTCCGCTCTTGCCGCGGGCGTAGGAGATGATCCAGCGGATGGCCAGAGCCTGAGCCCGCGCAGGAGCAACTTCGACGGGAACCTGATACGTGGCGCCGCCGACGCGCCGGCTGCGGACTTCTACGAGCGGGCGAACGTTCTCCATCGCCTTCTCAAAAAGTTCCATTGCCGGAACCTTCAGCTTCTCGGACGCCTGATCGAGAGCACCGTACATGATCCCTTCGGCAACGCTCTTCTTGCCGTCAAGCATCAACTTGTTGATGAACTTAGTAACGACCGGGCTGTTGTATGTGGCGTCGCCCAGATTTTCGCGTTTGCGCACATGACCTTTGCGCGGCATGCAGACTCCTCCTTAAAAGTTACTTCTTAGGACGGCGAGCGCCGTACTTGGAGCGGCTTCTCTTGCGATCGGCCACGCCGCCGCAGTCTAGCGTGCCGCGAATGATATGATACCGAACGCCCGGAAGGTCCTTGATCTTCCCGCCGCGCACCAGCACGACTGAGTGCTCCTGAAGGTTGTGACCGACGCCGGGAATATAGGACGTCACTTCAATGCCGTTCGTCAGACGAACACGGGCGACCTTACGAAGAGCCGAGTTCGGCTTTTTCGGAGTGACGGTGTAAACACGAGTACAAACCCCGCGGCGCGCGGGGCACTTGTGAAGCGCCGGGGAGGCTGACTTCACGATCTTTTCGCTGCGTCCTTTGCGGACCAGCTGGTTAATTGTTGGCACACTGGTTCCTCCTTCCAGAATGTGGCAGCTCTGCCCGTCTTCCGAACGGGCAACTTTCAGCTTCGCGCAGGCCAGAACGACTCCACGGGCGCCGCTTTCACACGCCAAGAAGGAGCCTTACTCTGCCAGAGCCGTGATCTCCGCCGTAAACCCAGGACAGGACCATGTTCCGTACGGCTGCTCACGCTTCCCGGTCCCGTTTCGGTTCGCTCCCGATCCCCGGGCAACAGGCATGAGTTCTCTCCAGCACGAAAGACACTCAGGTATGATATCAACTGCTTTCGTTGAAGTCAAGACCGCGCAGATCAGCTGCAAAGGACTTTCTGCTCTCCCCGCCCGGTCAGCCGGCACGCCGGCAGGACAGAGAGAGCAGAAAGACGAAAGATACGCTTATTTACTGATTTTTAAACGTCAGTCGTCTCGCCGCACGAATCCTCGGCAGCGCAGGCCGTCTCCTCAACGGCAACCGGCTCGTCTGAGCCCTTCCGACGCTCGACGCTGACGGACTGGAACCGTTCAATGCCCGTGCCGGCCGGGATCAGGTGCCCGATGATGACGTTTTCCTTGAGACCCATCAGGTGGTCAACCTGATTGCGAACTGCGGCGCCGGCGAGAATCTGGGCTGTCTGCTGGAACGACGCGGCGCTCAGGAAGCTGTCCGTCGCCAAAGCGGCCTTGGTGACGCCGTGGATGAACGGCCGCCACTGGGGCCCAAGACGGAGCCGCCGGACAAATGAGACCCTCGAGATCAGCTGAACCGTTTCGGTCTGGTCAAGAACTGGGCGAACTGTGAGGATCGTCGGATCCGCCGCGACAATTTTGGCCAGCTGCTTCTTTCCGATTTCCTGTCCGGCCTGAAGGGCTACTGTGCCGTCGCTGTTTTTAACGTCTTCGAGCAGGACCTTCCCAGAGACGACGGAGCTCAGCGCTTCTGTCAGCTCGGTCTCGCGGGAGGTGTTCGAGTCGTCGGCAAAGACGAGCCCTTGAATCTGCCCTTCGACAATTCCCTTGACGACGCTTCCGTCGACCATGTGAACGCTACCGCTCAGAGCCTGCCCGTCAGCCCCGATTGCCAGCTTGAGCTGCCGGCCCCAGATCCGGTTGATGAGCCGCTCCTGCAACAGATCACGAACGGATATCGTATCGACGGTCTTCCAGATCTTGACCGACGGAGCGGAGCTGCGCCGGATTTGCTCGATCAGGTCTTCGGTGAGAAGCTGGTCCGCTTTCGCAAGGACGCCCGATTCGGCGATGACCGCCTCAGCAACGTACCCTTCGTCCTGCTGCTTGCGCAGCTTTTCGACGGACCGGAACATGTGAGGAACGGGCGCGCCCTGGGTGATGACGGACAGCTGAGCGACTGTGAGCGGCTCGTCGGCCGGGACCACTTTGTCGCCTTTGGTCACAGCTTCGACCAGCTCCATGCCCCGCATTTCCTTGCGGAACGCCGCCTCGCCGACCACGACCCGAAGCGGGCCTTCCTCATCGGTGAAGTACAGCTCGGTGACCGCGCCGCCGGGCGCGAGAACTTTGCGCAGGACGTCTTCCGTCACAGGCTTGTCAAACGCGCCGTCCGGCAGCAGCCCCTTGAGCGCTCCACCGCGGTCGGAAAGCTTTTTGCCCTTCAGGCTCTCTACGGCTTCGGTCAAGTTCTTTTCGTTGCTGGCCTTGATCTCTTCAATTTCTTTTTCCACGTCAGAGGTCCAGGCAAACTCGCCGGCCACAAACGAGGTGTCCCCTTCGTCGGTGATCTTGACCCGGTTAATCGGGGCGACCTTGCGGAGGATGACCTCGATGTGCTTGTTGTTGATGGAAACGCCCTGAGATTCGTAGACTTCCTGAATGCTGTCCACCAGGTACTTCTGAACCGCCTCAAGGCCCATCACTTCAAGCAGCTGCTGCGGGTCGATGTACCCGTCGGTCAGTTCGGTCTGAGCGGTCACGGTCTGCCCTTCGGTAACGCGCAGCGCTTGAGCGCCGGGGACCGTGTAGGTTTCGCGCCGGACCACGTCGCTGCCCGGCGCAGTCCCTTCGATGATGACTTTCCGCTTGCCGCCCAACTCGCGAATTTCGAGGACGACGCCGTTCAGTCCGGCTAAAACAGCGACTTTCTTGGGCCGACGCGCTTCAAACAGCTGTTCGATTCTCGGAAGACCCTGGGTGATGTCCTCACCGGTGCGCACGCCGCCGGTGTGGAACGTCCGCATCGTCAGCTGGGTGCCAGGTTCTCCGATCGACTGGGCCGCCACGATGCCGACCGCTTCGCCGATGCCAACCGTGCGCCGGGCCGACAGGTCGACGCCGTAGCACTTGCGGCAGATGCCGTTGGGCGACTCGCAGGTCATGGGGCTGCGGACCCACAGATGGTCTCTGCCCATGTCATCGAGCCGTTTGGCCTGAGCGCGGGTGATCAGCTCGTTCTTCGTCACAACCCGGCCGTTTTCGTCGTCCACATCCTCCAATGAGGTGCGGCCGGTCACTCGGTCGCTCAGCGGGATAACGATCTTGCCGTCTTTGATCAGCGGTTCGATCTTGACGCCCTTGTTCGTGTGGCAGTCCTCTTCCAGAACGATGATGTCCTGCGCGACGTCCACCAGCCGCCGGGTCAGGTACCCGGACTTGGCGGTGCGCAGTGCCGTGTCG
This is a stretch of genomic DNA from Jonquetella anthropi DSM 22815. It encodes these proteins:
- the fusA gene encoding elongation factor G codes for the protein MLCDDLSKIRNIGIAAHIDAGKTTTSERILFYTGVNYKIGEVHEGAATMDWMEQERERGITITSAATTCRWRDCWINLIDTPGHVDFTVEVERSMRVLDGAISVFCAVGGVEPQSETVWRQADKYRVPRVAFVNKMDRVGANFLSVVDQLHEKLGARAVPLQLPIGAEDSFKGIVDLVTMKAFCYHTEDSGAKPEEGPIPEDMKADAASYREHLIESLGDVDEEIMELYLDGKEPSVEQIKRAIREHTIKLEFVPVLCGSAFKNKGIQAVLDAVVDYLPSPLDLPAIEGTDPDDPEKIIERHPDVSAPFAGLAFKIAVDPFVGRLTYCRVYSGKVKTGDTLYNPASRKRERIGRILQMHSNKRIDLDEAGAGMIIALPSLKATRTGDTLCDEKAPVVLESLEFPQPVISLSVEPATTADKDKLTKGLIALAEEDPTFVVRNNEETGQTIISGMGELHLDIIIDRLRREFKVDVAVGRPQVSYREAIFDRVEQVQGKFVRQSGGRGQYGDVVINMEPLPDGASGFVFEDKIVGGVIPREYIPAVQKGIEEAMGTGILGGFPVIGVKVELVYGSYHDVDSSEMAFKIAASMAFKEAMRRAHPALMEPIMAVEVDTPEEYVGDVMGDLSSRRGRVEGMEMRGNARAIKAYVPLGEMFGYATDLRSRTSGRATYTMQFHHYEPTPASVAESILKGTQA
- the rpsG gene encoding 30S ribosomal protein S7, whose translation is MPRKGHVRKRENLGDATYNSPVVTKFINKLMLDGKKSVAEGIMYGALDQASEKLKVPAMELFEKAMENVRPLVEVRSRRVGGATYQVPVEVAPARAQALAIRWIISYARGKSGMPMAERLAREFVDAYNNEGNAVKKRDETHRMAEANRAFAHYRW
- the rpsL gene encoding 30S ribosomal protein S12 is translated as MPTINQLVRKGRSEKIVKSASPALHKCPARRGVCTRVYTVTPKKPNSALRKVARVRLTNGIEVTSYIPGVGHNLQEHSVVLVRGGKIKDLPGVRYHIIRGTLDCGGVADRKRSRSKYGARRPKK